CAGGGATGCCATTAAGCGGGAACTAAAACGCGGCGGACAGGTCTATTTTGTTTATAACCGGGTGGAAACCATCGATAAAGTGCAGCGGCAGCTGTCTGAAATGCTGCCTGACGCCAAAATTCAAAGCGCTCACGGGCAAATGCCGGAAGAATTGCTGGAGCAGGTTATGCTTGATTTCTATGAAGGTCATGATGAAGTGCTGGTGTGCACCAGTATTATTGAAAATGGCCTTGATGTTTCCAATGCCAATACGATTGTTATTTACGACGCCGATCATTTCGGGCTGTCTCAGCTTTACCAGATGCGCGGGCGGGTAGGGCGGTCACACCGGATGGCTTTTGCCTACTTTACCTACCGGGCCGATAAAGTGCTAACCGAGGTTGCTGAAAAAAGGCTGCAGGCCATTAAGGAATTTGCCGAGCTGGGAGCCGGTTTTAAAATTGCCATGCGCGATTTGGAAATTCGCGGCGCCGGTAATTTGCTGGGGGCCCAGCAGCACGGCCATATTGCCAGTGTAGGGTTTGAAATGTATTGCCGTCTGCTGGAGGAAGCGGTCCAGGAGCTTAGAACCGGCCGGCGGGTGGAATTGCCGGTTGAACCTGTTTTAGAATTAAATGTGGAAGCTTATTTAAGCGGCGACTATATTGGCGATGCCATGCATAAGATTGAAATATATCAGAGAATTGCCGCCATCCGCAATGAAGAGCATGTAAGCCAGCTGCTGGATGAACTGATTGACCGGTTTGGGGATCCGCCCAAACCAGTATTAAATTTGTTGACGGTGGCCCGCATTAAAAATATTGCCCGGCAGTTGGGCGTTAAATCTATTATTCAACAGCTCAGAGGACTGGAAATTATTTTTGGCGATCAACCGAATGTCAATATCACCGGCATTTTGGAACTTAAAGCGCAATTCGGCAGTAATGTGACAATGCTGCCGGGACCTCCGGAAATAATCAAGCTGCGGTTGACCAAATTAGCGGAAAATAATTTACTAGATGTTCTGCACAAATTGCTTAAAGTCCTGATAAAATAAGCACTTGCGGCCATTTTGGGCCGAAGGGCAATCAATGAATAAAAATGATTGGCGGGATATATACTATCACTGAGGCTAAATGTCAAAAACTGTAGAAAAGGGGGGATACTGGTGAAAGCGACAGGAATCGTTAGAAGAATTGATGACCTAGGAAGAGTGGTAATACCAAAAGAAATCCGTAGAACACTTAGAATACGTGAAGGAGACCCACTGGAAATTTATGTGGACCGTGAAGGTGAGGTTATCCTGAAAAAATACTCCCCGGTAGGTGAACTGGGTGATTTCGCTAAGGAATACTGCGATTCTTTATATGAAGCTATCGGCCAGATCATTCTTATCGCTGACCGCGACAATGTCGTCGCTGTCGCCGGCGCTTCAAAGAAAGAGTTCTTGAACAAGCCGATAGGCTCGATCTTAGAAAAAGTAATGGAAGACCGCAAAGCGGTGTTAATTAACAATCCAAGCGAGAATAAACATGGAAAAGCCAACCCAATTGATGTGGATGACGAGGATGACGATGCGGTGAAGTTTACCGCCGAAGTGATTGCGCCGATCATCGTCGAGGGCGATGCCATTGGTGCAGTAGTGATTTGCTCTAAACAAGCTGGCGTCCAAATGGGTGATATGGAAATTAAACTCGCCGAAACTGCTGCAGGTTTTCTAGCTAAACAAATGTCACAATAATTATTGCCTTCTGTTGTTTTATGAGTAGCGGACGCCGTTCGCTACTTTTCTATTACCGGAATATTTTACCGGATTTCTTTGGAATGAGGCCTGTTCTTTGCTATAATACTACCAGGTAGATAAAAACCTATTCTCCGGGTAAGGCTCACTTGACAAGTTTAATAGCGCTTTGGGAGAGGAATGACTTTAGTGAGTAAAGACACATTTTTGAGAGGTGCGCTGATTTTAACAATAGCAGGGATTATTGTTAAAATCATTGGGTCGGTGAACCGGATTCTGCTGTCCCGGCTGCTGGGGGGCGAGGGCATTGGCTTGTATCAGATGGCCTATCCCATTTATTTACTGGCGTTAAGTGTATCATCAGCCGGTATCCCAGTGGCAATTTCAATTATCGTGGCTGAAAAAATCGCCCGTTCTGATTATCGTGGCGCCAACCGGGTATTTCGTATTTCCTTAAGCGTGCTGGCGGTTACCGGGTTGATTTTTAGTTTTTTATTGTACTTCGGCGCCGGCTGGCTGGTGGAAAACCAGTATGTGCGTGATGCCAGAGCCTACTACGCGATAGCTGCGTTAGCGCCGGCGATATTCTTTGTCACCGTGCTATCGAGCTACCGCGGTTATTTCCAGGGATTGCAAATGATGACCCCTACCGCTGTTTCCCAGATTTTCGAGCAACTGGTGCGGGTAGTCACGATGATTGCCCTGGCTTTTATTCTGCTGCCGCAGGGACTGGAATATGCCGCCGCCGGGGCCAGCTTTGGCGCCGGGCCAGGTGCCGCCGCCGGCTTACTGGTGCTGCTTTATTATTACTGGCGTCAGCGTAAGGTCTATCAAATTCAGGCGCAACTGCAGGCCGACGTTAAACAGGAATCAAGTATCCGTATTATTTCCCGAATGGTTAAACTGGCTCTGCCGGTTTCGCTGGCCAATATTATGCTGCCCCTGGTATCGAATATTGATCTCCTGATTGTTCCGGCCAGACTGGAAGTTGCGGGCTTTACGGTTGAGCAGGCCACCGAGCTGTTTGGCTATTTAACCGGCATGGCGGTGGCATTGGTTAATTTACCGACCATTCTTACCGCATCGCTGGCCGCCAGCCTGGTGCCAGCGGTATCAGAAGCATTTACGCTAGGGGATCATAAGCGCATTTATCAGCGTACGGCCACAGCGATGCGGATTGCCAATCTGATTACCATTCCCAGTTTTGTAGGCATGTGGCTGCTGGCTGCGCCAATATCGCAAATGCTTTACGGCACACCCAACGCCGGCACCTCAATTGCGGTTCTATCGATTGGGATTGTTATGCTGGGGATGGGGCAGGTGACCACCGGTGTTTTGCAGGGACTGGGTCATACCACCATTCCACTGATCAACATGGCAATATCGGCTGCCGTAAAAGTGGTATTAAGCTGGGTGCTCACGGCAATTCCCTCGCTGGGCATTAAAGGCGCCGCCTGGGCTACCAATGCCGACTTCGCGGTGGCCGCCGTTTTGAATATTTATTTTGTCTACCGTTATGTGGGCTTTAGCATCAGTTTGCCGGATACCCTCAAAGCAATTTGTTCAGCCGCCATTATGGGCGGGGTGGTGCTCTTAACCTATGATGCGGTAATGGGACAGTTATTCAGCAACACTCTGGCTACCTTAATCGCCATTGTCATCGGCGTGGGCGTGTATGGCCTGTCCCTGCTGCTGCTGGGCGGCGTCAATGAACGCGATGTGGAACGGGTGCCGAAAGTAGGCGGCAAGCTGCTTGCTATACTGCGAAAATTACGGCTGTTAAAAAAATAAGGGGATGACTGGATTGGGAGAATTGATGATTGTTGGACTGGGGCCGGGCTCGCTCGGCCTGCTTACCCTGGAGACCTGGGATCTGCTGGCAGCGGCGGATTTAGTGCTGCTTAGGACGGCCAAGCATCCTACGGTTGACGGGCTGAAGGAGCGCGGCGTCAGCTTTGTAAGCTATGATGATGTTTATGATGCCCAGCCGACCTTTGACGCAGTCTATGATTTTATTGCCAGAGACTGCCTGGCGAAAGTTGAAAAAGGGCAAAAAGTAGTTTATGCCGTTCCGGGAAGTCCGCTTGTGGCGGAAAAAACAGTAAGCCTGATTCGATTACTAGCGGCTGAACGGAACATAGCGGTTAAGATTGCGCCGGGGATGAGCTTTCTGGAGGTGCTGTATGTCCGGCTGGGAGTGGACCCGGCAGCCGGTATGACCATTCTGGACAGCATTGATCTGGCGGTCTTGCGGGACAAGCCGTCAACCGGCCTGGTTGTTACGCAGATCTACAGCCGGCAGGTTGCTTCAGAAGCCAAGCTGTCGCTGATGGAATGGTATGCGGATGACGATGAAATTATCGTGGCGCGCAATCTGGGGCTTCCCGGTGAGGAAGTCCGTAAAATTCCCTTGTATGAACTGGACCGGCTGCCGGTCATTGATCATCTGACAAGCGTCTACGTTCCGCCAGGACAAGCCGGGCCGGGCCAATTTGAACTTTCCCCTGTCATTGACATAATGGCCCGTCTGAGGGCGCCTGGCGGCTGTCTGTGGGATATTGAGCAGACCCATCGGAGCCTGCGCCGTTATTTGGTTGAGGAAGTTTATGAGGTGCTTGAGGCGATTGATCTTAAATCCGCCGGTCAGCTTTGTGAAGAACTGGGCGATCTGTTGTTGCAAATCGTATTTCATGCCCGTATTGCTGAAGAGTGCGGTGATTTTACCATGCAGGAGGTCATTGATGGCGTCGCCGCCAAGCTGGTACGCCGCCATCCTCATGTTTTCGGCGATGTCACCGTACAGGATGCCGGTGAAGTGGTGCTGAACTGGGAACAGATCAAGCAGCAGGAAAAAGGGCATGAACGACCGTCGGTGCTTGACGGTATCCCGCCGGAGCTGCCCGGTTTGATGAAAGCCTGCAAGCTGCAGATAAAAGCTGCGAAAGTAGGTTTTGACTGGGATAATATTGCCCCGGTTTGGGAAAAGATAGAGGAAGAGATTGCTGAGCTTAAAACTGCGATTGAAAGTGGCGACACAGAGGCGATGGAAGGTGAACTGGGCGATATTTTATTTGCGGTTGTAAATTTAGCGCGATTTTTGAAGGTGGATGCGGAGATTGCGTTGAATGTAACCAATAGCAAATTTAAGCGCAGGTTTGTCCATATGGAAGCCGCCGTCGGCGAAAAAGGGCTTAACTGGGAGCAACTTACGCTGGCTGAGCTTGATCAGCTGTGGGATGAAGCAAAACTCGCGGAAGGATAAGCCAGTAATTTTTGCCAAATTTTTTCTGAGTAGACAGGAATAAAAACACAAATAGCGAATTATGCTATTCGTAACGATTTCACGAGGAGGATGAATTTGTGAATAAAACTGAATTGGTAGCCAGCATTGCCGAAAAAGCCGGCCTTACTAAAAAAGATGCCGAGAAAGCTGTAAACGCTTTGTTCGCCAGCATTGAAGAAGCTTTGGTACTCGAAGATAAAGTGCAGATTATCGGCTTTGGCACTTTCGAAGTGAAAACCCGCGAAGAAAGAAAAGGCCGCAATCCGCAAACCGGCGCTGAAATTACCATTCCAGCTTCCAAGAACCCTGTGTTCAAGGCTGGTAAAGGTTTGAAAGACGCCATTAATCAATAATATACAATAAAAACCAGGTTAATTTTTTTAACCTGGTTTTTATTTAACTATCATTCAGATAAATTATCTGTAGGGAGTGAGAAAATGACGGGAACAATATTAATTGTGGATGATGAAGCGTCAATCCGGGAGTTGCTGAAATTTAACCTGCAAAAAGAAGGCTATCATGTACTGGAAGCCGAGACGGGAACTGACGGCCTGAGCATCGCCAAAAACGAGAAGCCGGATTTAGTCGTGCTGGATCTGATGCTGCCTGGACTTGACGGTCTTGAAATCTGCCGGAACCTGAAAAGCCAGCAGAATACCGCCGGTATTCCAATCATCATGCTGACTGCAAAAAATGAGGAAATTGACAAAATTATCGGCCTGGAGCTGGGGGCAGACGATTATTTGACAAAACCGTTCAGTCCGCGTGAACTGGTGGCTAGAATTAAGGCGGTGCTCCGCCGCAGCAACAAGGAGAGCTTACCGGCCGGTGAGTTGATGATTGGGAAGCTCAGATTAAATTTCAGCCGGTATGAAGCCTTTCTAAGCAAGGATAAACTGGAGTTGACACCGAAAGAATATGAACTGCTTAAATTGTTTATTACCAATTTAGGGCGGGTGTACAGTCGTGAGCAGCTGCTGGAAAAGGTCTGGGGCTACGAATACTTTGGCGACACCAGAACGGTTGATGTGCATGTTCGCCATCTCCGGGCAAAACTGGCGGCTGAACCGGAGATTGCTGAAGCTATTGAGACGGTGCGCGGGGTTGGTTACCGGTTTCGCGATATTTAATTACCGGCCATTGGCTGCCACCCGACCGGCGGCGTCAGCCGTTTTTTGCCGTTATTTAGCATGCACCTGCGCTAAATGCATGTCCCGCCAATTCATAAGAATGCCTGGGCCGGGAGTATCCGGAATAATAAGTTTCCACCTGGAAACTTATTATTCCGGCAAGTGTAAACAAAAGTTTCCCGGAAATACTAGTCGTACATCGCTCGAATTTTGAGATTAGAATGAGAGAATTTTTTTTTGCCCTGCGCGGCGGAAGAAGCCGCAATGATCGGACATGCAAGGCGCCGACGACGAAGCAGGGCGAAAAAAGACCGCATGATAAGCCGAATGCTTAGGTGGCGATCTATCCTAGGACTAACTGTCCTAGGGCTTTTGCGGTTTGGCATAGTTCTTGCATTATTTTTTCAGAGACGGGGAATGAAATTTATTTATGGAGGGACGTAATCATGATTATTGGGGTAGCGAAAGAAATTAAAAATAACGAGAACCGGGTGGGGCTTACTCCAGCGGGTACCGAAGCACTGTGCAAGGCCGGTCATACCGTCCTGATTGAAAAAAATGCCGGCGGCGGCAGCGGCTTTCAGGATGAAAGCTACCGTAAAGCCGGCGGCCTGATTATGAGTGATAAAAAAGCGTTATTTGCCGAAGCTGAGATGATCATTAAGGTAAAAGAACCGCTGCCGGAGGAATATGAATTGTTTCATGAGGGGCAGATCCTTTACACGTATCTGCATTTAGCGCCTGAACCGGCGCTGGCCAAAGCCCTGCTAAGCAAAAAAGTGGTCGGTATTGCTTATGAGACAATTGAAGGCCCTAACCATTCTTTGCCCCTGCTGTCGCCAATGAGTGAAGTAGCCGGCCGTATGGCAGTGCAGATTGGCGCGCAGTTTCTTGAAAAGCCCTATGGCGGCAAAGGCGTTTTGCTCGGGGGTGTGCCGGGGGTTGAGGCTGCGCAGGTAGTCATTATCGGCGGTGGTATTGTCGGCGCGAATGCAGCCAAAATGGCCGTTGGCCTAGGCGCCCGCGTGACGATCATCGACCGCTCGTTAGAACGGCTCCGCTATCTGGCCGATATTTTCGGCAGCCGTGTGGTGACCGTGATGTCCAACAGCTATAATATCGCCAATTGGGTGCGCAAGGCAGACCTGCTGGTAGGGGCGGTACTCATTCCGGGCGCCAAAGCGCCTAAGCTGGTAAGCCGGGAGATGGTTGAGACAATGGAAGTCGGTTCGGTAATTGTCGATGTGGCCATTGACCAGGGAGGCTCCATTGAAACGGTTGACCGGATTACTACCCATAGCGAGCCTACGTATACCCAGTATGGCGTCATTCATTATTCGGTAGCCAATATGCCGGGTGCTGTCGCCCGTACATCCACGCTTGCGCTGACGAACGCTACTTTGGATTATGCCCTGCAAATTGCCAATAAAGGCTGGAAACAGGCTGTCCTTGACCATCCGGGGTTGGCGAAAGGCGTTAATGTGCTCGATGGTAAGGTGACTTATCAGAGTGTTGCCGCTGCTCTGAACACCGTTTATTATCAATTGAATGAACTGCTGTAGGGAGCAGCCGGCAACAGGGTTCTATGTCAACAAATGGCGTTGTCCGAAACTACGCGCTGCTTCTTTGCTGACATAGAACCAATGTAATGCCGGACAATTAATTGAAGATTCGAATAAATTACAGGAGGATGTGTATGAACTTATTCAGAACGAAAAGCATAGAAACTTTAAGGGCCATGGCCGAAAAATCGGGAATGAAAAAAAGTCTGAGCGCTGTTGATTTGATATTTTTGGGGATCGGCAGTATTATTGGCACCGGAATTTTTGTTCTTACCGGGGTTGCAGCGGCCAATTACGCCGGCCCGGCGCTTATGCTGTCGTTTGTGCTTTCCGGTCTGGCCTGTGTATTTGCCGGTCTGGCCTACGCCGAATTTGCTTCCATTGTTCCCTCGGCGGGCAGCGCTTACACATATACTTATGCCTCACTTGGCGAGTTCATGGCTTTTTTAGTCGGCTGGAATCTGATTTTGGAGTACACGGTAACGGCCAGTGCTGTTGCCGCCGGCTGGTCAGGCTATGTAGTCGGGCTGCTCCGAGCCGGCGGCATTGATTTGCCGGCAGCGTATACTCTGGTACCGGCTGACGGCGGCATAATCAATATACCGGCAATTATCATCGTTATGTTTCTCAGCATTTTGCTGGTACGGGGAACAAGGGAAAGCACCAAGCTGAACAGGGTACTTGTTATCATTAAACTGGCCACCGTATTCATCTTTTTATTTCTGGCCGGTCCCAAAGTCAATCCGGCTAACTGGGAACCGTTCATGCCGTTTGGCTTTGCCGGAGTGGCCGGCGGCGCGGCAATTGTCTTTTTCGCTTATCTCGGCTTTGATGCTGTGGCGACCTCGGCTGAAGAGTGCCACAATCCAAGCAGGGATTTGCCAATTGGTATTATTGGTTCACTTGTGGTATGTACAATTTTATATATTGCTGTTTCCGGCGTTTTGACCGGTGTTGTCCCCTACACCCAGCTGAATAATCCCGAGCCGGTCGCTTACGCCCTGCGTTATATCGGCTATAATATTGGTTCAGCCTTGGTTGGGGTCGGCGCTATTTGCGGCATTACCACCGTGCTGCTGGTCTTTTTATACGGCCAGGCCCGGGTATTCTTTGCGATGTCCCGTGACGGCATGGTTCCTTCTTCCATCTGCAAAGTTCATCCGGTTTATAAAACTCCGTATCTGGTTACCATTGTTGGCGCAATCCTGGTCAGCGCCATCGCCGGTTTTGCGCCGATCGGCCTGATTGCCGAAATGGCGAATATCGGAACATTAAGCGCTTTTGTGGTTGCTGCGGTGGGCGTTTTGGTACTCAGGTATACGAAACCGGACATTCCCCGGTCTTTTAGATGTCCGGCGCTGATCGTTATATCTCCGCTTGCGGTGCTGTCCTGCGGGTTCTTAATGTACAATTTGCCCGCCGATACCTGGATTCGTTTTGTCGTCTGGTGCGTCATCGGGTTGGCGGTATATTTCGGTTATAGTTATAAACATAGTACCTTAAATCAGGATGAGGCAAAACATGCTTCCGGCAAACAATAACATTAAGCCGATGCCCGGCTTCGGTTGTTGCAGCTGATTGAAAAATGGTACGCAGGCTGAAAACGGCGGTTGCCTTGGCGACAGGGGTGCGTTACATATTCTTTATGTAACGGCGCCCCTTTTTATCATCGTTGCGTCCACCACGGTGCTGGTCTTTTACATGGTTGGACAGATTCGCTTATCTGTTCAAGCCGGCAGTTTCTTCAGGCCGGCGTAAAATGGTTGAGGGATAAACCGTGTTTGCGCAGCTTTTTGAGAACCGCTGTATGGGACAAACCGAGCAGTTTGCCGAGCTGCCGGGAAGTATGAGAATGCTGCAGGGCCAGGCATAATACTTCACGTTCTGTTTTTTCCAGCGCTTCTTCCAGGGTGTGAGGCGGCAATAGCGGTTTGCAGGCCGGTGTATCATGGTGCAGAATAATATGTTCGGCCAGCAGCGTAGAGCCAGTGACAATATTGACGGCGCGCTCAATAACATTCTCCAGTTCGCGGATGTTGCCGGGCCAGGCGTAGCCGCACAGCTTTTGCAAAGCTGTTTCGCTGACGGTATCCGCCTGCTTATGCAGCCTGGCCGAAAACCGGCGGAGAAAAAAATCGACCAGCAAAGGTATATCCTCCCGGCGTTCGCGCAGGGGCGGCAGGAATAAAGGGATAACGTTAAGGCGATAATATAAATCTTCCCGGAACCCGCCTGTGGCAATCATTTCCTCCAGATTACGGTTGGTTGCCGCTAAAATGCGGACATCGACGGCGATTTCCCGGCTGCTGCCAATCCGCCGTACTTTGCGGTCCTGGAGAACACGCAGCAATTTTGCCTGCAAGTGAGAAGAGGTTTCCCCAATCTCATCCAGAAACAACGTGCCTTTATTGGCTAATTCAAACAGGCCCTGCTTACCGCCCTTAACCGCTCCTGTAAAGGTGCCTTCTTCATAACCGAATAACTCGCTTTCCAGCAGGGCTCCGGGGATAGCCGCGCAATTTACTGGCAAAAATATATGATCGGCCCGTGAGGATGCAGTATGCA
The Dendrosporobacter quercicolus genome window above contains:
- the spoVT gene encoding stage V sporulation protein T — its product is MKATGIVRRIDDLGRVVIPKEIRRTLRIREGDPLEIYVDREGEVILKKYSPVGELGDFAKEYCDSLYEAIGQIILIADRDNVVAVAGASKKEFLNKPIGSILEKVMEDRKAVLINNPSENKHGKANPIDVDDEDDDAVKFTAEVIAPIIVEGDAIGAVVICSKQAGVQMGDMEIKLAETAAGFLAKQMSQ
- a CDS encoding putative polysaccharide biosynthesis protein produces the protein MSKDTFLRGALILTIAGIIVKIIGSVNRILLSRLLGGEGIGLYQMAYPIYLLALSVSSAGIPVAISIIVAEKIARSDYRGANRVFRISLSVLAVTGLIFSFLLYFGAGWLVENQYVRDARAYYAIAALAPAIFFVTVLSSYRGYFQGLQMMTPTAVSQIFEQLVRVVTMIALAFILLPQGLEYAAAGASFGAGPGAAAGLLVLLYYYWRQRKVYQIQAQLQADVKQESSIRIISRMVKLALPVSLANIMLPLVSNIDLLIVPARLEVAGFTVEQATELFGYLTGMAVALVNLPTILTASLAASLVPAVSEAFTLGDHKRIYQRTATAMRIANLITIPSFVGMWLLAAPISQMLYGTPNAGTSIAVLSIGIVMLGMGQVTTGVLQGLGHTTIPLINMAISAAVKVVLSWVLTAIPSLGIKGAAWATNADFAVAAVLNIYFVYRYVGFSISLPDTLKAICSAAIMGGVVLLTYDAVMGQLFSNTLATLIAIVIGVGVYGLSLLLLGGVNERDVERVPKVGGKLLAILRKLRLLKK
- the mazG gene encoding nucleoside triphosphate pyrophosphohydrolase, with product MGELMIVGLGPGSLGLLTLETWDLLAAADLVLLRTAKHPTVDGLKERGVSFVSYDDVYDAQPTFDAVYDFIARDCLAKVEKGQKVVYAVPGSPLVAEKTVSLIRLLAAERNIAVKIAPGMSFLEVLYVRLGVDPAAGMTILDSIDLAVLRDKPSTGLVVTQIYSRQVASEAKLSLMEWYADDDEIIVARNLGLPGEEVRKIPLYELDRLPVIDHLTSVYVPPGQAGPGQFELSPVIDIMARLRAPGGCLWDIEQTHRSLRRYLVEEVYEVLEAIDLKSAGQLCEELGDLLLQIVFHARIAEECGDFTMQEVIDGVAAKLVRRHPHVFGDVTVQDAGEVVLNWEQIKQQEKGHERPSVLDGIPPELPGLMKACKLQIKAAKVGFDWDNIAPVWEKIEEEIAELKTAIESGDTEAMEGELGDILFAVVNLARFLKVDAEIALNVTNSKFKRRFVHMEAAVGEKGLNWEQLTLAELDQLWDEAKLAEG
- a CDS encoding HU family DNA-binding protein: MNKTELVASIAEKAGLTKKDAEKAVNALFASIEEALVLEDKVQIIGFGTFEVKTREERKGRNPQTGAEITIPASKNPVFKAGKGLKDAINQ
- a CDS encoding response regulator, with translation MTGTILIVDDEASIRELLKFNLQKEGYHVLEAETGTDGLSIAKNEKPDLVVLDLMLPGLDGLEICRNLKSQQNTAGIPIIMLTAKNEEIDKIIGLELGADDYLTKPFSPRELVARIKAVLRRSNKESLPAGELMIGKLRLNFSRYEAFLSKDKLELTPKEYELLKLFITNLGRVYSREQLLEKVWGYEYFGDTRTVDVHVRHLRAKLAAEPEIAEAIETVRGVGYRFRDI
- the ald gene encoding alanine dehydrogenase: MIIGVAKEIKNNENRVGLTPAGTEALCKAGHTVLIEKNAGGGSGFQDESYRKAGGLIMSDKKALFAEAEMIIKVKEPLPEEYELFHEGQILYTYLHLAPEPALAKALLSKKVVGIAYETIEGPNHSLPLLSPMSEVAGRMAVQIGAQFLEKPYGGKGVLLGGVPGVEAAQVVIIGGGIVGANAAKMAVGLGARVTIIDRSLERLRYLADIFGSRVVTVMSNSYNIANWVRKADLLVGAVLIPGAKAPKLVSREMVETMEVGSVIVDVAIDQGGSIETVDRITTHSEPTYTQYGVIHYSVANMPGAVARTSTLALTNATLDYALQIANKGWKQAVLDHPGLAKGVNVLDGKVTYQSVAAALNTVYYQLNELL
- a CDS encoding amino acid permease — its product is MNLFRTKSIETLRAMAEKSGMKKSLSAVDLIFLGIGSIIGTGIFVLTGVAAANYAGPALMLSFVLSGLACVFAGLAYAEFASIVPSAGSAYTYTYASLGEFMAFLVGWNLILEYTVTASAVAAGWSGYVVGLLRAGGIDLPAAYTLVPADGGIINIPAIIIVMFLSILLVRGTRESTKLNRVLVIIKLATVFIFLFLAGPKVNPANWEPFMPFGFAGVAGGAAIVFFAYLGFDAVATSAEECHNPSRDLPIGIIGSLVVCTILYIAVSGVLTGVVPYTQLNNPEPVAYALRYIGYNIGSALVGVGAICGITTVLLVFLYGQARVFFAMSRDGMVPSSICKVHPVYKTPYLVTIVGAILVSAIAGFAPIGLIAEMANIGTLSAFVVAAVGVLVLRYTKPDIPRSFRCPALIVISPLAVLSCGFLMYNLPADTWIRFVVWCVIGLAVYFGYSYKHSTLNQDEAKHASGKQ
- a CDS encoding sigma 54-interacting transcriptional regulator, with translation MRIKIPNIDRVGLVLDIAQILAARQINIISMEVELKIVYLETAPLDEQTTADLCRELRTIPGVLDLAPVDLMPHQEKSEQLNTVLAAANDGILAIDRHGRITQYNPAAEKIMHIPCSKALGQELLAVFPYCHSLVESMKNGLAYTNREVFVGETNSHYLVSSRPLLDKSGEIAGAMAILKDIHDVRKLFQQLTEQPALTFQEILHRSKSMQQVIALAKNYARGNSTVLIRGETGTGKELFARALHTASSRADHIFLPVNCAAIPGALLESELFGYEEGTFTGAVKGGKQGLFELANKGTLFLDEIGETSSHLQAKLLRVLQDRKVRRIGSSREIAVDVRILAATNRNLEEMIATGGFREDLYYRLNVIPLFLPPLRERREDIPLLVDFFLRRFSARLHKQADTVSETALQKLCGYAWPGNIRELENVIERAVNIVTGSTLLAEHIILHHDTPACKPLLPPHTLEEALEKTEREVLCLALQHSHTSRQLGKLLGLSHTAVLKKLRKHGLSLNHFTPA